A window of Gammaproteobacteria bacterium contains these coding sequences:
- a CDS encoding MFS transporter, with protein MVAFPFVAGHEYSLYLFAALIGFNFGGNFALFPAITTDTFGHKFFGQNYGYVFLAYGLGGTVGPMLGGYLGDMNNFLLAFIITGVLNLVSAIIISTAKVPTKGLEPEDLIDVDTSVQGRPATAD; from the coding sequence ATGGTGGCCTTTCCCTTTGTGGCCGGGCATGAATACAGCCTGTACCTGTTTGCTGCTCTTATCGGTTTTAACTTCGGTGGCAATTTCGCCTTATTCCCTGCTATCACCACTGATACCTTTGGTCACAAATTCTTTGGTCAAAATTATGGCTATGTGTTTCTCGCCTATGGTCTGGGTGGCACGGTAGGACCCATGCTAGGCGGTTATCTGGGAGACATGAACAATTTTCTACTGGCCTTCATCATTACCGGCGTTTTGAATCTTGTTTCTGCCATCATCATATCCACGGCCAAGGTTCCCACCAAGGGGCTGGAACCGGAAGACCTCATAGACGTGGATACGTCCGTCCAAGGCAGACCGGCAACGGCGGATTAA
- a CDS encoding transposase, whose translation MRLMSSLDDERKSGAIWYTIFRQSHYCFMPNHIPLILVPSEDSGLSRAVGETHRRYSGYINARLRVTGHLFQGRFGCVAMDERHLTAAFRYVALNPVKAKLSKTAADWPWSSTPAHFRREDDGLVTVSPLLDRVENLAKFMAMEPDPELEAALMKGQSIGRPLMDDQELLSLVRLGRAIRPGKRGRPVSTEP comes from the coding sequence ATGCGCCTGATGTCGAGCCTTGATGACGAACGAAAATCCGGCGCAATCTGGTATACCATATTCCGGCAATCGCATTATTGTTTTATGCCGAATCATATCCCCTTGATCCTTGTGCCGTCGGAGGACTCTGGGTTGTCGAGAGCAGTGGGAGAAACCCATCGTCGATACAGTGGGTATATCAACGCGAGACTGCGGGTTACCGGCCATTTGTTTCAGGGGCGATTCGGCTGTGTAGCGATGGACGAGCGCCACCTGACGGCGGCATTCCGTTACGTGGCTTTGAATCCAGTGAAAGCAAAGTTGTCGAAGACGGCGGCCGATTGGCCCTGGTCCAGCACGCCAGCGCATTTTCGCCGAGAGGACGATGGGCTGGTTACAGTGAGTCCGTTACTTGATCGGGTAGAAAATCTTGCGAAGTTCATGGCTATGGAGCCGGACCCCGAATTGGAAGCTGCCTTGATGAAAGGCCAAAGCATCGGGCGACCATTGATGGACGATCAGGAGCTCTTATCACTCGTGCGTCTTGGCCGGGCGATACGTCCCGGCAAACGAGGTCGACCTGTATCGACGGAACCGTAG
- a CDS encoding long-chain fatty acid--CoA ligase → MHIDERSMTELLKETAGACGDQAAIYFQGKTVSFAQFDSLSDHVAANLAAKGIKKGDRVGLYCMNSDAFAIAYFGIVKAGAGVVPINLLLNPKEAEYILSDAGVSALFYFETFSDTVSAIRENIDSLSHCICIGSNKSSEEDSSFVEWLAADGPPPEVSFDPANDVAVIIYTSGTTGKPKGAMLTHRNLVSNTQSIQSALQLEKGRDVILVVLPMFHAFAATVGMLFPLLHGCTFVPLPKFDPEEIANMIEQHGVTLFMAVPSMYSVLLRLADAAVDKFASLRYCASGGAAMPLKLMEDFEHKFGKLIYEGDGPTECSPVTSVNPIGGLRKPGTIGKTVPFVEMKIVDSGGKELPHGEVGEICVRGPNVMKGYWNRPEETASSFFGEWFRTGDLGTEDDDGYFAIVDRLKDMVIVNGMNVYPRMVEEILYQHEAVREAAVIGEPHDMHGEIPVAYVSLKEDMTTTSASIRAFCWDHLGRHQIPKKVFFLDELPKNATGKILKRELRKHGELERGFDSRVEDSEVTS, encoded by the coding sequence ATGCATATTGACGAACGATCCATGACCGAGCTTCTCAAGGAAACCGCGGGAGCGTGTGGCGACCAGGCTGCAATCTACTTCCAGGGGAAAACGGTTTCATTCGCTCAGTTCGACAGCCTGTCGGATCATGTTGCAGCAAACCTCGCGGCAAAGGGGATTAAGAAGGGCGATCGCGTCGGCCTCTACTGCATGAATTCCGACGCTTTCGCCATAGCCTATTTCGGCATTGTGAAAGCCGGGGCCGGCGTGGTCCCGATCAACCTGCTTCTCAACCCCAAGGAAGCCGAATACATCCTTTCCGACGCAGGAGTCAGCGCCCTCTTCTATTTTGAAACGTTTTCGGATACGGTCTCAGCCATCAGGGAGAACATCGACAGCTTGTCTCACTGCATCTGCATCGGCAGCAACAAATCAAGCGAGGAAGACAGCTCGTTCGTCGAATGGCTCGCTGCAGATGGCCCGCCGCCGGAGGTTTCCTTCGACCCGGCGAATGATGTAGCCGTCATAATCTACACTTCGGGAACCACGGGCAAACCGAAGGGCGCGATGCTCACGCATCGCAACCTTGTGTCGAACACCCAGAGCATTCAAAGCGCACTGCAACTTGAGAAAGGACGCGATGTTATCCTTGTTGTATTACCCATGTTCCACGCCTTCGCTGCGACGGTGGGCATGCTATTCCCCCTTTTGCACGGCTGCACCTTTGTACCCCTACCAAAATTTGATCCGGAGGAAATCGCCAACATGATCGAGCAGCACGGCGTGACGCTCTTCATGGCCGTTCCCAGCATGTACAGCGTATTGCTTCGACTTGCCGATGCAGCGGTCGACAAGTTTGCGTCTCTCCGCTATTGCGCGTCGGGCGGCGCGGCGATGCCCCTGAAACTGATGGAAGATTTCGAACACAAGTTCGGCAAACTGATCTATGAAGGCGACGGCCCGACGGAGTGCTCGCCTGTTACGAGCGTGAACCCCATTGGCGGCCTCAGAAAGCCCGGCACGATAGGTAAGACCGTTCCCTTCGTCGAAATGAAGATCGTCGACTCCGGGGGCAAAGAGCTTCCCCATGGAGAGGTTGGCGAAATTTGCGTCCGCGGCCCCAATGTCATGAAAGGCTATTGGAACCGACCGGAGGAGACCGCATCATCCTTCTTCGGCGAGTGGTTCCGAACCGGGGACCTGGGAACGGAAGATGACGACGGGTATTTCGCCATCGTCGATCGCTTGAAGGACATGGTTATTGTGAACGGAATGAATGTCTACCCGCGTATGGTAGAAGAGATTCTTTACCAGCATGAAGCCGTGCGAGAAGCTGCAGTGATTGGTGAACCGCATGACATGCATGGAGAAATACCGGTAGCCTACGTCTCCTTGAAGGAAGATATGACCACGACAAGCGCATCCATCCGCGCATTTTGCTGGGATCACCTCGGGAGGCATCAGATTCCGAAAAAAGTATTTTTCCTCGACGAGCTACCAAAGAATGCAACCGGCAAGATTCTTAAACGCGAACTCCGCAAACACGGAGAACTTGAACGAGGCTTCGACAGTCGCGTCGAAGACAGTGAGGTCACAAGCTGA
- the katG gene encoding catalase/peroxidase HPI yields the protein MFSGKAKPNTFWWPDQVDLGPLRDHDKNSNPYGDDFDYATAFASVDLKALKADIEKALTTSQDWWPADWGHYGGLMIRMAWHSAGTYRIHDGRGGADGGQQRFEPLGSWPDNANLDKARRLLWPVKQKYGRNVSWADLMILAGNVSLESMGFETLGFAGGRVDDWESDRVYWGPETKMLGNDKRFSKEGELEKPLAALHMGLIYVNPEGPSGNLDPVSAAADIRQSFHRMAMNDEEIVALIAGGHTLGKVHGAVKADCVGPEPAAAPIQEQGLGWKNKCGKGDAEDTMTSGLEGAWTQTPTAWSILYLDNLFRFDWEKQKSPGGGTVWVPTDKSAHSAVPDAHVEGKRNPPIMLTTDLSLKEDPGFREIAERFLKNPKEFDKAFARAWFKLTHRDLGPRARYVGSEIPEEVFIWQDPVPAGNAISDSDADELKAKILKSGLTVPELVKAAWASASTYRYSDMRGGANGARVRLAPQKDWEVNDPKELAKALKQLEKIQKDFNSEASGGKQVSMADLIVLGGAAAIEKAASDAGHNVKVPFKPGRGDATPEMTDAASFEVLEPKADAFRNYYSDGAYGSPTDMLVEKADLLGLTVPEMTVLVGGMRAMGANANGSKHGLFTDKPGQLSNDYFVNLLDMSTEWTPSKTDGVSEGRDRKSGKLKWTATSVDLVFGSNSELRAVAEVYGSDDGEKQFMEDFVRAWTKVMNNDRYDA from the coding sequence ATGTTCAGCGGCAAGGCCAAGCCGAACACTTTCTGGTGGCCGGATCAAGTGGACCTTGGCCCGCTCCGTGACCATGATAAAAATTCCAATCCCTACGGTGATGACTTCGACTACGCCACGGCCTTTGCCAGCGTCGATCTGAAGGCCCTGAAAGCAGACATTGAGAAGGCTCTGACGACGTCTCAGGACTGGTGGCCGGCGGACTGGGGGCATTACGGCGGCCTGATGATCCGGATGGCCTGGCACAGTGCGGGCACCTATCGTATCCATGATGGTCGCGGCGGTGCCGATGGCGGTCAGCAACGCTTCGAGCCTCTCGGCAGCTGGCCCGATAACGCCAACCTCGACAAGGCCCGCCGGTTGCTGTGGCCGGTCAAGCAGAAATACGGACGTAACGTGTCCTGGGCCGACTTAATGATCCTGGCCGGTAACGTCTCGCTGGAATCGATGGGTTTTGAAACCCTGGGCTTCGCTGGCGGGCGTGTGGATGACTGGGAGTCTGACCGGGTTTACTGGGGTCCCGAGACCAAGATGCTTGGCAACGACAAGCGCTTTAGTAAGGAGGGTGAACTGGAGAAACCTCTGGCCGCTTTGCACATGGGCCTGATCTATGTGAACCCGGAAGGACCCAGCGGCAATCTCGACCCGGTCTCCGCCGCCGCGGACATACGTCAATCGTTCCACCGCATGGCGATGAACGACGAAGAGATCGTTGCTCTCATAGCCGGTGGACATACGCTTGGTAAGGTTCACGGAGCGGTGAAAGCTGACTGCGTAGGACCGGAGCCCGCCGCCGCGCCTATCCAAGAACAGGGTTTGGGCTGGAAGAACAAGTGCGGTAAGGGCGATGCTGAAGACACCATGACCAGCGGCCTGGAAGGCGCCTGGACCCAGACACCTACCGCATGGTCCATCCTGTACCTGGACAACCTGTTCCGCTTCGACTGGGAAAAGCAGAAGAGCCCCGGTGGGGGAACAGTGTGGGTACCGACCGACAAATCAGCACACTCAGCGGTACCGGATGCCCATGTCGAGGGTAAACGCAATCCGCCTATCATGTTGACGACAGACCTCTCGCTGAAGGAAGACCCCGGCTTTCGCGAGATCGCCGAACGATTCCTGAAGAATCCAAAAGAGTTCGACAAGGCTTTCGCCAGGGCCTGGTTCAAGCTGACGCATCGTGATCTCGGCCCGCGTGCCCGCTACGTCGGCAGCGAGATCCCGGAAGAGGTGTTTATCTGGCAGGATCCGGTTCCGGCAGGCAACGCGATCAGCGACAGCGATGCAGACGAGCTGAAGGCGAAGATACTGAAATCCGGTCTAACCGTGCCTGAACTGGTCAAAGCTGCCTGGGCATCGGCTTCCACCTATCGCTATTCTGACATGCGCGGTGGTGCCAATGGTGCACGCGTACGCCTTGCCCCGCAGAAGGACTGGGAGGTCAACGATCCGAAAGAACTCGCGAAGGCGCTGAAACAGCTGGAGAAGATCCAGAAAGACTTCAATAGTGAGGCTTCCGGTGGCAAGCAGGTTTCCATGGCTGATCTGATCGTACTCGGCGGTGCCGCCGCGATCGAGAAGGCTGCCAGTGACGCGGGTCACAACGTCAAGGTTCCGTTCAAACCGGGCCGCGGCGATGCGACCCCGGAGATGACTGATGCGGCATCGTTCGAGGTACTGGAACCGAAGGCAGATGCCTTTCGAAACTACTATAGTGACGGAGCATACGGCTCTCCGACTGACATGCTGGTCGAGAAGGCAGACCTCCTGGGCCTGACAGTACCCGAGATGACTGTGTTGGTAGGCGGCATGCGTGCAATGGGGGCGAATGCCAACGGTTCGAAGCACGGCCTTTTCACAGACAAGCCCGGACAGCTGAGCAACGATTACTTCGTCAATCTGCTGGATATGTCCACCGAGTGGACGCCATCCAAGACCGACGGCGTGTCTGAAGGGCGTGACCGCAAGAGCGGCAAGCTGAAATGGACTGCAACATCCGTCGATCTGGTGTTCGGCTCGAACTCGGAACTCAGGGCGGTCGCCGAAGTCTACGGCTCCGACGATGGTGAGAAGCAGTTTATGGAAGACTTCGTCAGGGCCTGGACGAAGGTGATGAACAACGACCGCTACGACGCCTGA
- a CDS encoding glycoside hydrolase family 88 protein, with translation MKTLRFTELLFVIPILIIGSAISPIATQAQSWSPPSKLEVASAMGRVNDHWISRHPDPGDNKWAQAVYYFGDMAHYMTTGEANYLDHATDWAEQHSWLLNGGCNTAHADNQAAGRTYLALYDLEPVPEKILCITTSIDHVVDRYLNHETLDDWWWIDAMFMAMPIYAKLSVGNGNYNYSEAMYALYRDTKVSRGLYNADAGLWYRDENYKPPNASPNGKDIFWSRGNGWVFAAHADVLATLSPDDLHYIEYLTTFKEMAAALKAVQRSDGFWNVNLADPDDYPGPETSGTAFFTYGMAIGIEMGILSPAEYLEPVVRAWNGMITAVHPNGKLGFVQGVGKAPSSAQSVTYDSTADFGVGAFLLAGKAVHKIAEVSGPTNLALNKAATCSSEPQLENGCAHTVDGDMDDRWSATGFPQWVEVDLGDVYRISGVNVHPYKDRAYQYYVEVRTAVEDPYVPLVDRSGNTQGGAVIMDTFSAVSARYVRLRVESAYDYTGPWVSIRELEILGSATPPPANLALNQAVTCSSEPQPENGCAHTVDGDVDDRWSAIDFPQWVEVDLGDVYHVSGVNVHPYKDRAYQYYVEVKTAVEDPYVPLVDRSGNTQGGSVIKDTFSAVPARYVRLRVESAYDYTGRWVSIRELEILGSATPPPTNLALNQAVTCSSEPVCGELLLRRLPATGIDRGNGSSTGTS, from the coding sequence ATGAAAACATTACGATTTACAGAATTGTTGTTTGTTATCCCCATTTTAATCATCGGCTCTGCTATATCTCCCATTGCGACCCAGGCCCAATCTTGGTCCCCGCCTTCAAAATTGGAGGTGGCGTCCGCTATGGGGCGGGTGAACGATCATTGGATCAGCCGACATCCCGATCCAGGGGACAACAAGTGGGCACAGGCGGTCTACTACTTCGGCGATATGGCACATTACATGACCACTGGTGAGGCAAATTATCTCGACCATGCTACCGACTGGGCCGAACAACATAGCTGGCTGCTTAACGGCGGCTGCAACACTGCTCATGCCGACAACCAGGCGGCCGGTCGAACCTACCTTGCCCTGTACGACCTCGAACCTGTCCCGGAAAAGATTCTGTGTATCACGACCAGCATCGACCATGTCGTCGACAGATACCTGAACCATGAAACGCTGGACGACTGGTGGTGGATCGATGCCATGTTTATGGCGATGCCGATTTACGCCAAACTGTCCGTCGGCAACGGGAACTACAACTATTCGGAAGCCATGTACGCACTCTACCGGGACACGAAGGTCTCTCGGGGCTTGTACAATGCCGATGCAGGTTTGTGGTATCGCGACGAAAATTATAAGCCGCCCAATGCCAGTCCCAACGGCAAGGATATCTTCTGGTCACGGGGAAACGGATGGGTCTTTGCCGCTCATGCGGACGTTCTGGCTACCCTGTCGCCTGATGATCTTCACTATATTGAATATCTGACCACGTTCAAGGAAATGGCCGCAGCATTGAAAGCGGTGCAGCGATCCGATGGTTTCTGGAATGTCAATCTGGCTGATCCCGATGACTACCCCGGGCCGGAGACCAGCGGTACCGCTTTCTTTACCTATGGGATGGCCATAGGCATCGAAATGGGTATCTTAAGCCCGGCTGAGTATCTCGAACCGGTCGTCCGAGCGTGGAACGGCATGATTACTGCCGTCCATCCCAACGGTAAACTCGGCTTCGTACAGGGGGTGGGAAAAGCACCATCCAGCGCCCAATCCGTTACTTACGATAGCACTGCAGATTTTGGCGTCGGGGCCTTTCTGCTCGCCGGAAAAGCCGTCCACAAAATAGCAGAGGTCTCCGGACCAACCAATCTGGCATTGAACAAAGCGGCCACCTGTTCCAGCGAACCGCAGCTGGAAAACGGCTGTGCCCACACCGTGGATGGCGATATGGATGACCGCTGGTCAGCCACAGGTTTTCCGCAGTGGGTGGAGGTCGACCTGGGCGACGTCTACCGTATCAGCGGCGTTAATGTGCATCCGTACAAGGACCGCGCATATCAGTATTACGTTGAGGTGAGAACGGCTGTTGAGGACCCCTACGTCCCGCTTGTGGATCGCTCCGGTAACACCCAGGGGGGCGCCGTCATCATGGACACCTTCTCTGCGGTTTCAGCCCGCTATGTGCGGCTGCGGGTCGAGAGCGCCTACGACTACACGGGCCCTTGGGTCAGCATACGCGAGTTGGAAATCTTGGGCAGCGCTACGCCGCCACCGGCCAATCTGGCATTGAACCAAGCGGTCACCTGTTCCAGCGAACCGCAGCCGGAAAACGGCTGTGCCCACACCGTGGATGGCGATGTGGACGACCGCTGGTCAGCCATAGATTTTCCGCAATGGGTGGAGGTCGACCTGGGCGATGTCTACCATGTCAGCGGCGTCAATGTGCATCCGTACAAGGACCGCGCATATCAGTATTACGTTGAGGTGAAAACGGCTGTTGAGGACCCCTACGTCCCGCTTGTGGATCGCTCCGGTAACACCCAGGGAGGCTCGGTCATCAAGGACACCTTCTCAGCGGTTCCAGCCCGCTATGTGCGGCTGCGGGTCGAGAGCGCCTACGACTACACGGGCCGTTGGGTCAGCATACGCGAGTTGGAAATCTTGGGCAGTGCTACGCCGCCACCGACCAATCTGGCACTGAACCAAGCGGTCACCTGTTCCAGCGAACCTGTGTGTGGCGAATTGCTACTCAGACGTCTACCGGCAACCGGTATAGACCGCGGCAATGGAAGTTCTACTGGAACAAGCTGA